A genomic stretch from Lentimicrobium sp. L6 includes:
- a CDS encoding lipocalin family protein, with protein MKRTKTVEHLELDKFLGKWYEIARFDHSFERGLSGVTATYSMQEDGKIKVLNQGYKGGLQGKLSQAVGKAKIPNPQEPGKLKVSFFWIFYDDYFVMELDEKDYQWALIGSSSEKYLWILSRNPQLEDAVKVHLLQKMKERGYAEENLIWVEQKVNNS; from the coding sequence ATGAAAAGAACAAAAACGGTAGAACATTTGGAATTGGATAAATTTCTTGGAAAATGGTATGAAATAGCACGTTTTGACCATTCATTTGAACGCGGATTGAGTGGTGTAACCGCAACTTATTCAATGCAAGAGGATGGCAAAATAAAAGTATTGAACCAAGGTTATAAAGGAGGGCTACAAGGCAAACTGAGTCAAGCGGTGGGAAAAGCCAAAATCCCAAACCCTCAAGAACCCGGAAAACTCAAAGTCTCGTTCTTCTGGATCTTCTACGACGATTATTTTGTTATGGAGCTTGATGAAAAAGATTACCAATGGGCTTTAATTGGATCCTCCTCCGAAAAGTATTTATGGATATTGAGTAGAAATCCACAATTAGAAGATGCTGTAAAAGTGCATTTATTGCAAAAAATGAAGGAAAGAGGATACGCAGAGGAAAATCTTATTTGGGTAGAACAGAAAGTAAATAATAGCTAA
- a CDS encoding DUF4293 domain-containing protein, which produces MIQRIQSLYLILAAIAASLMFAFPLAKFYGSSNLALYVYQVNFFDPNPSLQLSSMFLLPLMGIVILIIALSIITLVSFKNRKRQLLLTKINMATTLVLLAGYFLGYMGILEKSVGNPPEYQFASFMPVLVFVFLFLANRGITKDEKLIRSMDRLR; this is translated from the coding sequence ATGATACAAAGAATTCAAAGTCTATATTTAATACTAGCTGCCATTGCAGCCTCCCTTATGTTTGCCTTTCCCTTGGCTAAGTTTTATGGTTCTAGCAACCTTGCGCTTTATGTTTATCAGGTAAACTTTTTCGACCCCAATCCAAGTTTGCAATTAAGTTCGATGTTTTTATTGCCATTAATGGGAATTGTCATTCTTATTATTGCATTAAGTATTATCACTTTGGTGTCTTTTAAGAACAGAAAACGCCAACTATTACTAACAAAAATCAATATGGCAACTACTTTAGTACTTTTAGCTGGTTATTTTTTAGGTTATATGGGGATTTTGGAAAAAAGTGTCGGGAATCCACCAGAATATCAATTTGCAAGCTTTATGCCCGTTTTGGTTTTTGTCTTTTTATTTCTAGCCAACAGAGGCATTACAAAAGATGAAAAACTGATTCGTTCTATGGATAGGTTGAGGTAA
- a CDS encoding metallophosphoesterase — protein sequence MKRIGLLSDTHGVLHPRVKNFLKDCDQIWHAGDVGDAQVIEDLKEIAPVRAVFGNIDNSVIREAWPEDAIFGVEGLKIYMTHIGGYPGRYQPRARQLIEAHLPDIFISGHSHILKVMPDKKKRLLHINPGAAGNNGYHKSITCIRFVLDRGRIDDLEVFDLDRKKKI from the coding sequence ATGAAGAGAATAGGTTTGTTATCAGATACACATGGTGTTTTGCATCCTCGAGTGAAGAACTTCTTGAAAGATTGTGACCAGATTTGGCATGCCGGAGATGTGGGAGATGCACAAGTGATTGAAGATTTAAAAGAAATAGCTCCAGTGCGAGCCGTCTTTGGGAATATTGATAATTCTGTAATCAGAGAAGCCTGGCCAGAAGATGCTATATTTGGTGTGGAAGGCCTAAAAATATATATGACACATATTGGAGGTTATCCCGGAAGGTACCAACCCCGTGCTCGTCAACTCATAGAAGCTCATCTTCCAGATATCTTTATCAGTGGGCACAGCCATATCTTAAAAGTGATGCCTGATAAAAAGAAAAGACTCCTCCATATTAACCCTGGCGCTGCCGGAAATAATGGTTATCATAAAAGCATTACCTGTATTCGTTTTGTATTGGATAGGGGAAGAATTGATGATTTGGAAGTATTTGATTTGGATAGGAAGAAGAAGATTTAA
- the murC gene encoding UDP-N-acetylmuramate--L-alanine ligase: MNYHFIAIGGAAMHNLAIALHLKGNQVTGSDDEIFEPSKGRLDKYNLLPKEMGWQPKKINSNIDAIILGMHARADNPELAKAKELGLEIYSYPEFLYEQSKDKTRIVIGGSHGKTTITAMILHVLDQLNIKTDYMVGSKLEGFEVMVKLSDAPYIVLEGDEYLSSPIDRRPKFHLYHPHIALLSGVAWDHINVFPTFDIYLEQFEKFIGLIEKDGSLIYCSDDKYLADLYKTVREDVEVIAYDVPEFTINADDYKSKIKYQGHSYSLSVFGKHNLMNLEGARRVCEQIGVETKDFYNAISSFTGASNRLETIGKNDTSTIYKDFAHSPSKLKATTTAVKEQFTDRKLFACMELHTFSSLNSEFLKEYRGAMDKADVAIVYFNPHTIAHKRLESISEEQVKQAFAREDLVVFTDSKKLLERLYSENWENQNLLLMSSGNFDGVDYAELVGHLL, translated from the coding sequence ATGAACTACCATTTTATTGCTATAGGTGGAGCTGCCATGCACAATTTGGCCATTGCATTACATTTAAAAGGAAACCAAGTGACAGGTTCCGATGATGAAATTTTTGAGCCTTCCAAAGGAAGATTGGATAAATATAATCTCTTACCAAAAGAAATGGGTTGGCAGCCTAAGAAAATAAATAGTAATATTGATGCTATCATATTAGGTATGCATGCCAGAGCAGATAATCCTGAATTGGCAAAAGCTAAGGAGCTAGGATTAGAAATATATTCCTATCCTGAATTTCTTTATGAGCAATCGAAGGATAAAACTAGGATTGTGATAGGCGGAAGCCATGGGAAAACAACCATCACGGCAATGATCCTCCACGTGTTAGACCAACTAAATATTAAAACCGACTATATGGTTGGGTCCAAGTTAGAAGGTTTCGAAGTCATGGTGAAGCTCAGCGATGCACCTTATATTGTATTAGAAGGTGATGAGTATTTGTCTTCACCAATAGATAGAAGACCTAAATTCCATCTTTACCATCCTCATATCGCTTTGTTGAGTGGTGTGGCTTGGGATCATATCAATGTATTCCCAACTTTTGATATCTATCTGGAGCAATTTGAAAAGTTTATTGGCTTAATAGAAAAAGATGGCAGCCTAATTTATTGTTCCGATGATAAATATTTAGCCGATCTTTATAAAACAGTAAGAGAGGATGTTGAAGTAATAGCTTATGATGTTCCAGAATTCACCATTAATGCTGATGATTATAAATCAAAAATAAAATATCAAGGTCATTCCTATTCCCTTTCTGTATTTGGGAAACATAATTTGATGAACCTCGAGGGGGCTAGACGAGTATGTGAGCAAATAGGAGTGGAGACTAAAGATTTCTATAATGCCATTTCGAGTTTCACTGGAGCCAGCAATCGTTTAGAAACCATTGGAAAAAATGACACTTCTACTATTTATAAAGATTTTGCCCACAGTCCATCTAAACTGAAAGCGACTACCACAGCAGTGAAAGAACAATTTACCGATAGAAAATTATTCGCTTGCATGGAACTCCACACTTTTAGTAGTTTGAATAGTGAGTTTTTAAAAGAATATAGAGGAGCTATGGATAAGGCAGATGTGGCCATAGTATATTTCAATCCACATACCATCGCACATAAGCGCTTAGAATCCATTTCAGAAGAACAAGTAAAACAAGCCTTCGCCAGAGAAGATTTAGTGGTATTTACCGATTCAAAAAAGTTATTAGAACGACTTTACTCAGAAAACTGGGAAAATCAGAACCTGCTCTTAATGAGTTCCGGAAATTTTGATGGCGTGGATTATGCTGAATTGGTTGGGCATTTGCTATAA
- a CDS encoding TIGR01777 family oxidoreductase produces the protein MKKNILISGGSGLVGQEIAALFQKQGHEIAILSRNPDKQTIRSFYWDVEDDKIDEEAIEFADVIIHLAGENISSKAWTPKQKEKIISSRTQSTQLLFDMVKKKSKKLDAFISASAIGYYGTFTSDKIFKEEDAAGDDFLAETVKLWETSVQQFTMLNIPTAILRIGVVMSEKGGALVKMLKPVEMGFGAALGSGKQWMPCIALNDLARLFYFVYEQKLQNQTPQNTLIYNAVVPSHISNKELMKSLAKAKKKPFFMPAVPSFVFKLIYGEMSSILLEGSRVSSDKIIGEGFNFQVTDIQELFSEN, from the coding sequence ATGAAAAAAAATATATTAATAAGCGGAGGTAGTGGATTAGTAGGACAAGAAATTGCTGCTCTTTTTCAAAAACAGGGACATGAGATTGCCATTTTAAGTCGAAATCCTGACAAACAAACAATTCGTTCTTTTTACTGGGATGTAGAAGACGATAAAATAGATGAGGAGGCTATCGAATTTGCTGATGTGATTATTCATTTAGCTGGGGAAAATATTTCTAGCAAAGCTTGGACACCTAAGCAAAAAGAAAAAATAATCTCCAGTCGAACCCAATCTACGCAATTGCTTTTTGATATGGTGAAAAAGAAATCTAAGAAATTAGATGCCTTTATCTCAGCTTCTGCAATTGGTTATTATGGAACCTTCACCTCAGATAAAATATTTAAGGAAGAGGATGCTGCAGGAGATGATTTTCTAGCAGAAACGGTAAAACTATGGGAAACCAGTGTTCAACAATTCACTATGCTCAATATTCCAACAGCCATACTCAGAATAGGAGTGGTGATGAGTGAAAAGGGAGGAGCATTAGTGAAAATGCTAAAACCTGTAGAAATGGGTTTTGGTGCAGCTTTAGGCTCAGGTAAACAGTGGATGCCTTGCATAGCGCTTAATGATTTAGCTAGACTATTCTATTTCGTATATGAGCAGAAGTTGCAAAATCAGACTCCTCAAAACACACTGATTTATAATGCTGTAGTTCCTAGTCATATCAGCAACAAAGAATTAATGAAATCCTTAGCCAAAGCCAAGAAAAAGCCCTTCTTTATGCCTGCGGTACCCTCCTTTGTGTTTAAACTTATTTATGGGGAAATGTCTTCCATATTATTAGAAGGAAGCAGAGTTTCCTCGGATAAAATAATAGGGGAGGGTTTTAATTTTCAGGTGACTGATATTCAGGAATTGTTTTCTGAAAATTAG
- a CDS encoding carbon-nitrogen hydrolase family protein: MENTQIKIGIAQIAPVWLNKEESTKKVISFIEEAAKESCSLVTFGETLLPGYPFWISLTNGAEFNSKIQKEIFAHYLKNSINIERGDLKDVCETAKQLKTAVYLGIAERAENRGGHSIYCSLVYINKLGEIKSVHRKLQPTFEERLCWSPGDGNGLRVHKLEGFTVGGLNCWENWMPLSRTALYAQGENLHVAVWPGSAQITNDITRFVAKESRSFVISASGLMRKEDFPAETPHLDLILAQAPEMLANGGSCIAGPDGEWIIPPQIGEEQLITAELDLNSVYEERQNFDPSGHYSRPDITQLHVNRGRQALVKFND; the protein is encoded by the coding sequence ATGGAAAATACTCAAATAAAAATTGGAATTGCACAAATAGCTCCAGTATGGTTAAACAAGGAAGAAAGCACTAAAAAAGTAATATCATTTATAGAAGAAGCTGCAAAAGAATCCTGTAGTTTGGTAACCTTTGGCGAAACCTTATTACCGGGTTACCCTTTTTGGATTTCACTAACCAATGGAGCTGAGTTTAATTCAAAAATTCAAAAGGAAATATTTGCTCATTATCTAAAGAATAGTATCAATATAGAACGAGGAGATTTAAAAGATGTTTGCGAAACAGCCAAACAACTTAAAACTGCAGTATACCTGGGAATTGCAGAACGTGCAGAAAACAGAGGAGGCCATAGTATTTATTGTTCTCTAGTTTATATCAATAAGCTCGGTGAGATAAAATCGGTACATAGAAAACTTCAACCTACTTTTGAAGAAAGGTTATGCTGGTCCCCTGGAGATGGAAATGGTTTACGAGTTCATAAGCTAGAAGGATTTACTGTAGGAGGTTTAAACTGCTGGGAGAATTGGATGCCTTTAAGTAGAACCGCTCTTTATGCTCAAGGTGAAAACCTGCATGTGGCCGTGTGGCCAGGAAGTGCTCAAATCACCAATGATATCACAAGATTTGTAGCCAAAGAAAGCCGCTCTTTTGTGATTAGCGCCAGTGGATTGATGCGAAAAGAAGATTTTCCTGCCGAGACTCCTCATTTGGATCTAATTTTAGCTCAAGCACCAGAAATGCTAGCCAATGGAGGCTCTTGTATTGCTGGCCCCGATGGCGAATGGATTATTCCTCCTCAAATCGGGGAAGAACAACTAATAACTGCAGAATTAGATTTGAATAGCGTATACGAAGAAAGACAGAACTTTGACCCAAGTGGCCATTATTCTCGTCCTGACATTACTCAGCTTCATGTAAATAGAGGCCGACAAGCTTTGGTAAAGTTTAATGATTAA
- a CDS encoding MarR family winged helix-turn-helix transcriptional regulator, producing MSEQIKLIKEILDHVEAYKLEVGNTDIKEFAIYLKDKVLLGEANSSNSDFDKNNYQQYKTYPEVEFSTLLTSLYRFARHYVKKAFTNTSIKTIDEFGFLATLLKEKSLLKNELIHKHLLEISSGSEIIKRLIRNELIYEYPDAKDKRAKRVSLTEKGIREVMFAFEDMHKVSEIVIGNLKKEELNEALSVFNKLNFFHLHIHEADKSTSLEELHEKYVIGKIVDR from the coding sequence ATGTCGGAGCAAATTAAGTTGATAAAGGAGATTTTAGACCATGTGGAGGCCTATAAATTAGAGGTGGGGAATACTGACATAAAAGAGTTTGCCATTTATTTAAAAGATAAAGTGCTTTTAGGTGAGGCAAATTCATCAAATTCAGATTTTGATAAAAATAACTATCAACAATATAAAACATATCCTGAAGTAGAGTTTTCCACTTTGCTCACTTCTTTATATCGCTTTGCGCGTCATTATGTAAAAAAGGCATTCACCAATACTTCCATTAAAACCATTGATGAATTTGGTTTCCTCGCTACACTTTTAAAAGAAAAAAGCCTATTAAAAAATGAGTTGATTCACAAGCATTTATTAGAAATATCAAGTGGTAGTGAGATCATTAAGCGTTTGATTCGGAATGAATTGATTTATGAATATCCTGATGCCAAAGATAAAAGAGCAAAACGAGTTTCTCTCACTGAAAAAGGGATAAGAGAGGTCATGTTTGCCTTCGAAGACATGCACAAGGTGAGTGAAATAGTGATAGGAAATTTGAAAAAAGAGGAGCTCAATGAAGCGCTTTCTGTTTTTAATAAGTTGAATTTCTTTCATTTACATATTCATGAAGCAGATAAGAGTACTAGTTTGGAGGAGTTACACGAGAAGTATGTGATTGGTAAAATAGTTGACAGATAG
- the rho gene encoding transcription termination factor Rho, with product MYDIIELSSKKVLELKDIAKDLQIPKFEKLLKQDLIYKILDHQALNPTPEILEKEQKESKPNKNRKRINRAPDASTNVERRERKPEANKPKAEAKKEDTQKVEKKAPPIAPKKSNNTELISEMKEAGADLFSAEQNKPAKNRPNPRKAAAKPREKKLEAKEETKEYTEKVSRESTDKPEAKKEDKAVVSDNEKTEAPREKREARPERKEAPRKSDVRDNDRKAENNDNDRKPEAKDNDRRTPNPRRQQERNTPNPREDREKKPVYDFDGIINSEGVLEIMPDGYGFLRSSDYHYLNSPDDVYVSQSQIKLFGLMTGDTVRGSIRPPKEGEKYFPLIKISTINGKTPEEIRDRIPFDYLTPLFPEEKFNLTGHKGSTISTRLIDLFAPIGKGQRGLIVAQPKTGKTVLLKEVANAIATNHPEAYLIILLIDERPEEVTDMERSVKAEVIASTFDEPAERHVKIANIVLEKAKRMVESGHDVVILLDSITRLARAYNTVSPASGKVLSGGVEANALQKPKRFFGAARNIERGGSLSIIATALTETGSKMDEVIFEEFKGTGNMELQLDRKISNKRIYPAIDIVASSTRREDLLIDKEAMQRIWVLRNHLADMNPVEAMDFVKDKLKFTDNNEEFLMSMNG from the coding sequence ATGTACGATATTATTGAGTTGAGCAGCAAGAAAGTATTGGAGCTCAAAGACATTGCAAAAGATTTACAAATTCCAAAGTTCGAAAAACTGCTTAAACAGGATTTGATCTATAAAATCCTCGATCACCAAGCTCTAAATCCCACCCCTGAAATTTTAGAAAAGGAACAAAAAGAATCTAAACCAAATAAAAACAGAAAAAGGATCAACCGAGCTCCCGATGCTTCTACCAATGTTGAAAGAAGAGAGAGAAAACCTGAAGCTAATAAACCAAAAGCGGAAGCGAAAAAAGAAGATACCCAAAAGGTAGAAAAAAAAGCTCCCCCAATTGCTCCTAAGAAAAGTAATAACACCGAGCTTATTAGTGAAATGAAAGAAGCTGGTGCCGATTTATTCTCTGCAGAACAAAATAAGCCTGCTAAAAACAGACCAAACCCAAGAAAAGCTGCTGCTAAACCTCGTGAGAAGAAATTAGAAGCTAAAGAAGAAACAAAAGAGTACACTGAAAAAGTCTCTAGAGAAAGTACTGACAAACCAGAAGCTAAAAAAGAAGATAAAGCTGTTGTTTCGGATAATGAAAAAACAGAAGCTCCTCGAGAAAAAAGAGAAGCCAGACCAGAAAGAAAAGAAGCTCCTCGTAAATCTGATGTTCGTGATAACGATCGTAAAGCTGAAAACAACGATAACGATCGCAAACCTGAAGCTAAAGATAATGATCGTAGAACTCCGAACCCTCGTCGTCAACAGGAAAGAAATACTCCTAACCCTCGTGAAGATAGAGAAAAGAAACCTGTTTACGATTTCGACGGAATCATTAATAGTGAAGGTGTTTTAGAAATCATGCCTGACGGTTATGGATTTTTGCGCTCCTCTGATTATCATTATCTAAATTCTCCAGATGATGTTTATGTTTCTCAATCTCAGATTAAATTATTTGGATTAATGACTGGTGATACAGTACGTGGTAGCATTCGTCCTCCAAAAGAAGGTGAAAAATATTTCCCATTGATTAAAATTTCTACCATTAATGGAAAAACACCTGAAGAAATTAGAGACCGTATTCCTTTCGATTATTTAACTCCTCTTTTCCCAGAAGAGAAATTCAATTTAACAGGACATAAAGGAAGCACTATTTCAACTAGATTAATCGATTTGTTTGCTCCTATCGGTAAAGGTCAGAGAGGATTAATTGTTGCGCAACCCAAAACTGGTAAAACTGTTCTTTTAAAAGAAGTGGCCAATGCCATTGCTACCAACCATCCTGAAGCTTATTTAATCATATTATTGATTGATGAAAGACCTGAAGAGGTTACTGATATGGAAAGAAGCGTAAAAGCAGAAGTGATAGCTTCTACCTTTGATGAGCCAGCAGAAAGACATGTAAAAATAGCAAATATAGTATTAGAAAAAGCCAAGAGAATGGTAGAAAGTGGTCACGATGTTGTGATTCTTCTCGACTCTATTACTCGTCTTGCTCGTGCTTATAATACAGTATCTCCAGCCTCTGGTAAAGTATTATCAGGTGGTGTTGAAGCCAATGCCTTACAAAAACCAAAACGTTTTTTCGGAGCGGCTCGTAATATTGAAAGAGGTGGGTCTCTTTCTATTATCGCTACCGCTCTTACCGAAACGGGTTCTAAAATGGACGAAGTTATCTTTGAAGAATTTAAAGGTACTGGTAATATGGAGCTTCAGTTGGATAGAAAAATCTCTAATAAGCGTATCTACCCTGCTATTGACATCGTTGCTTCTAGTACTCGAAGAGAAGACTTATTAATTGACAAAGAAGCCATGCAACGTATTTGGGTTTTACGTAATCACTTAGCAGACATGAATCCTGTGGAAGCTATGGACTTTGTAAAAGACAAATTAAAATTTACTGATAATAATGAAGAATTCTTGATGTCCATGAATGGATAA
- a CDS encoding energy transducer TonB, which yields MKKSIFLFVLAMISHSIFAQFISYPAEIVGGSYNYKMVFEQEIYYPQAAKEAKAEGEIIIFFTVGEDGFGKDFKVVQSVHPELDQAYIEMMKYLTWVPGNKDGAVCASQEKKYQKFKIKKYDKLVKKRGYDQPPFPYTPYSSEMTLRPNSKLEQKTKPFYKNKEVNVYKFISEYIKIPDAAVKQGIKGEVEIAFIVEPSGRLSNFREIKGLGGGCTEEAYRLIQMLKWEPAKANGEYVRSEYQITVNFGNSKY from the coding sequence ATGAAAAAGTCCATATTTCTATTTGTATTGGCTATGATTAGCCATAGCATTTTTGCTCAATTCATTTCCTATCCCGCTGAAATTGTTGGAGGAAGCTATAATTATAAAATGGTTTTCGAACAGGAAATATATTATCCACAAGCGGCCAAGGAAGCCAAGGCCGAAGGAGAAATCATCATCTTTTTTACGGTGGGAGAAGATGGTTTCGGTAAAGATTTCAAAGTGGTTCAATCTGTTCATCCAGAATTAGACCAAGCTTATATCGAAATGATGAAGTATTTAACTTGGGTTCCTGGCAATAAAGATGGCGCAGTATGTGCGTCACAAGAAAAAAAATATCAAAAATTTAAAATTAAGAAATATGATAAATTGGTCAAAAAAAGAGGATACGATCAACCTCCTTTTCCATATACTCCCTACTCGTCAGAAATGACATTAAGGCCAAATAGCAAGTTGGAGCAAAAGACAAAGCCATTTTATAAAAATAAAGAAGTAAATGTTTATAAATTTATTTCAGAGTATATTAAAATTCCTGACGCAGCAGTAAAACAAGGAATTAAAGGAGAAGTAGAAATTGCATTTATAGTTGAGCCTAGTGGCAGATTGAGTAATTTCAGAGAAATTAAAGGACTTGGCGGAGGCTGTACCGAGGAGGCCTATCGTTTGATTCAAATGCTCAAATGGGAACCAGCCAAAGCAAACGGAGAATATGTGAGAAGCGAATATCAGATTACAGTTAATTTTGGGAATTCGAAGTATTAA
- a CDS encoding TonB-dependent receptor, which produces MKKLYILFSLLMFTSIIFAQKGEVRGIVNDAKNNDPIPFANIIVEGTTIGSTSDLDGNFIITGLEPGYINLRVSYVGYQSSISSDILISNSKTPFIEIGLEPSQNELNEVVVKVDYLKKTEEAPLSMQSIGTKQIEGNAGSNRDISRVIQSFPGVGSTPAFRNDVIIRGGGPSENRFFLDGVEIPVLNHFSTQGASGGPVGIINADFIQTVDFYSGSFPAAKYNALSGILDFKQKEGSKDKTNFQVSLGASEAAFTVDGPIGDKTSYIFSVRRSYLQFLFSAIGLPFLPTFNDYQFKLKTNFNPKNQLTIISLGSLDQLSLNTGIENPDAGQEYQLAQIPVNNQWSYTIGGVYKHFFDNGYHTLVLSRNMLNNEFYKYPDNVESKDKIFDYKSRESENKFRYELNYQKNGFKYNFGVNTEYAEYENQTIQQLFLEDSLFTLNYNTNINVIKYGLSGQVSKTILKNRLLVSLGLRSDGNNYNSKMANLINQLSPRLALSYSLTDQVQLNAGVGRYYQQPSYTTLGFRNNEGILMNENTAEYIGANHYNLGAEYRFNSPMTLSVEGFYKDYFQYPIDLVTGSSLANQGAEYSSVAGAVPAVFTGTGEAIGLEVLQRINFTNFTLLASYTYVRSKFTDINNDLVPSSWDSKHLLTLTGSKQFKKNWRAGFKWRYVGGLPYTPYDLETSANVEAWDARGQAYYNYGEINTLRYDPFHQLDLRIDKNYFFDNWSLMVYLDIQNVYNFKVAGQDYVIREKNPDGSYMTTNNGQDYVLQSVANESGTVLPTVGIMVKF; this is translated from the coding sequence ATGAAAAAACTATATATACTTTTCAGCCTATTGATGTTTACTTCCATAATATTCGCCCAAAAGGGTGAAGTTAGAGGTATTGTCAACGATGCAAAAAACAACGATCCCATTCCATTTGCTAACATCATAGTTGAAGGAACGACCATAGGTTCTACAAGTGATTTAGACGGAAACTTTATCATCACCGGTCTTGAACCAGGATATATCAACCTTAGAGTATCTTATGTGGGCTATCAAAGCAGTATCAGCTCCGATATCTTGATCAGCAATAGTAAAACACCATTTATTGAGATTGGACTTGAACCTTCACAAAACGAACTTAATGAAGTGGTCGTAAAAGTGGATTACTTAAAGAAAACTGAGGAGGCTCCATTATCTATGCAAAGCATAGGAACGAAGCAAATAGAAGGCAATGCAGGTAGTAATAGAGATATCTCTAGAGTTATTCAGTCCTTTCCTGGCGTAGGTTCCACTCCTGCTTTTCGTAACGATGTGATTATTCGTGGTGGTGGTCCGAGTGAGAATAGGTTTTTCCTCGATGGTGTGGAAATCCCGGTGTTGAATCACTTCTCCACCCAAGGAGCATCAGGAGGACCTGTTGGTATTATTAATGCCGACTTTATTCAAACTGTAGATTTTTATAGTGGTTCTTTTCCTGCTGCAAAATATAATGCTTTAAGTGGAATCTTAGATTTCAAGCAAAAAGAAGGAAGCAAAGACAAAACCAATTTTCAAGTTAGCTTAGGTGCCAGTGAAGCAGCCTTTACCGTGGATGGCCCAATTGGAGATAAAACCAGTTATATTTTCTCCGTAAGAAGAAGTTATTTACAGTTTCTATTTTCCGCCATTGGACTACCCTTTCTTCCCACCTTCAACGATTATCAATTTAAGCTAAAAACCAATTTCAATCCTAAAAATCAGTTGACCATTATCAGCTTGGGCTCATTAGATCAATTGAGTTTGAATACAGGAATTGAAAACCCAGATGCAGGCCAAGAATATCAATTGGCACAAATTCCAGTGAATAATCAGTGGAGTTATACCATTGGAGGTGTTTATAAGCACTTCTTCGACAATGGTTACCATACCTTGGTTCTGAGCAGAAACATGTTAAATAATGAGTTCTACAAATATCCAGATAACGTCGAAAGTAAAGATAAAATCTTTGATTATAAGTCTAGAGAATCAGAAAATAAGTTTCGCTATGAATTAAATTATCAGAAAAATGGTTTCAAGTATAATTTCGGAGTGAATACGGAATATGCAGAATATGAAAATCAAACCATACAGCAATTATTTTTAGAGGATTCCTTGTTTACGCTGAACTATAATACCAATATTAATGTGATTAAGTATGGTTTATCGGGCCAAGTTTCCAAAACTATTCTCAAAAACAGATTACTAGTGAGTTTGGGTTTACGTAGTGATGGTAATAACTATAACAGCAAAATGGCAAATCTCATCAATCAACTATCTCCAAGATTAGCATTAAGTTACTCTTTAACAGACCAAGTTCAGTTGAATGCAGGAGTAGGTAGATATTATCAGCAGCCTTCCTACACCACGCTTGGTTTTAGGAATAACGAGGGTATATTGATGAATGAAAATACAGCAGAATACATTGGTGCCAACCACTATAATTTGGGTGCAGAATACCGCTTTAATTCTCCAATGACCTTATCAGTCGAAGGTTTCTATAAGGATTATTTTCAATACCCTATTGATTTAGTTACGGGTTCAAGTTTAGCTAACCAAGGTGCAGAATACAGCAGTGTTGCAGGAGCAGTACCAGCAGTATTTACAGGAACTGGAGAAGCCATTGGCCTTGAAGTATTGCAAAGAATCAATTTCACAAACTTTACACTTTTGGCCTCCTATACTTATGTGAGAAGTAAATTTACTGACATCAATAATGATTTAGTACCCTCCTCTTGGGACAGCAAACACTTGCTTACCCTAACTGGTAGTAAGCAGTTTAAGAAAAACTGGAGAGCTGGTTTTAAATGGCGTTATGTGGGTGGACTACCTTATACGCCTTATGACCTAGAAACCTCAGCCAATGTTGAAGCTTGGGATGCCAGAGGTCAAGCCTATTATAATTATGGTGAAATCAATACCCTTCGCTACGATCCTTTCCATCAATTAGATTTAAGAATCGACAAAAACTATTTCTTCGATAATTGGAGTTTAATGGTATATTTAGACATTCAGAATGTATATAATTTTAAAGTTGCTGGTCAGGATTATGTGATTAGAGAAAAAAATCCAGATGGTTCCTATATGACTACTAATAACGGACAAGATTATGTATTACAAAGCGTTGCTAATGAATCGGGAACTGTTTTGCCTACTGTTGGGATCATGGTGAAGTTTTAG